From Flavobacterium sp. 102, a single genomic window includes:
- a CDS encoding DUF4258 domain-containing protein — MKFYQRLAYYLVGFVIGLFFVAMVLSGKDTRCNYFPNARVLNDLRNKPFQYDSIATKQMTQGLADKTDIKNILTHGDVDFDKSNKPQQGGGKLYVIYGQNKKQQEITIEVINFSDKAVLKNISETKEE; from the coding sequence ATGAAATTTTACCAACGATTGGCCTACTATTTAGTGGGTTTTGTCATCGGGTTGTTTTTTGTTGCTATGGTTCTTAGCGGAAAAGATACAAGATGCAACTATTTCCCGAATGCCAGAGTATTAAATGACCTCAGAAACAAACCTTTCCAATACGATTCGATAGCGACCAAGCAAATGACACAAGGTTTAGCTGACAAAACTGACATCAAAAACATATTGACCCATGGCGATGTAGATTTTGACAAAAGCAACAAACCACAACAAGGCGGCGGAAAGCTATATGTCATTTACGGCCAAAATAAAAAGCAACAAGAAATCACGATAGAAGTTATTAATTTTTCGGATAAAGCAGTTTTAAAAAACATTAGCGAAACCAAAGAAGAATAA
- a CDS encoding acyltransferase family protein encodes MNYTDFLNKTSLDNRINWVDQVKGFTIFLVVYGHNFPFNEKYIYSFHMPLFIMVAGFFHPAVSALSNIKKRTTSILVPYFLWSFILFALWFFITRNYGDNLLYHLSPLKNFLGIFYSQGGRDYMDWGIPMWFLPAIFMTFLIFHWLRKIKNDALFCVILALIPICGFIYSRLTHINLPWSINIAMVALIFYAFGFYAFPKINSIAKKTSILLAAIIGLIHFFLYDHNLKIDLYRAVYGNEFFFILNGILGSLFILFFFKAFPVFRFLAFIGKFSLTILALQLLAMTFIKVILLYVLGQNDFNFSEWERFLYAVLQIILMIPGFFIINNYVPILNGGFKKI; translated from the coding sequence ATGAACTACACAGACTTTTTAAATAAAACTTCATTAGACAATAGGATAAATTGGGTTGACCAAGTTAAAGGCTTCACCATTTTTTTGGTGGTGTATGGTCATAATTTTCCGTTCAATGAAAAATACATCTATAGCTTTCACATGCCTTTGTTTATTATGGTTGCAGGTTTTTTCCATCCGGCTGTATCCGCTTTGTCCAACATAAAAAAAAGAACAACTTCTATTCTTGTTCCTTACTTTTTGTGGAGTTTTATTTTATTTGCGCTTTGGTTTTTCATTACCCGTAACTATGGTGACAATCTTCTGTACCATCTTTCTCCTCTTAAGAACTTTCTTGGAATATTTTATTCGCAAGGCGGAAGAGATTATATGGATTGGGGAATACCCATGTGGTTTTTGCCTGCTATCTTTATGACTTTCTTGATTTTCCATTGGTTGCGAAAGATCAAAAACGACGCATTGTTTTGTGTTATTTTAGCGCTTATTCCGATTTGCGGTTTTATTTATTCGAGGCTTACTCACATTAATTTACCATGGAGTATTAATATTGCTATGGTGGCTTTAATTTTCTATGCTTTTGGATTTTATGCCTTTCCAAAAATAAATTCAATTGCCAAGAAAACAAGTATTCTCTTGGCGGCAATAATAGGACTGATTCATTTTTTTCTATATGATCACAATCTCAAAATAGACCTGTACCGAGCGGTTTATGGAAACGAATTCTTTTTCATCTTAAATGGTATTTTGGGAAGTTTATTCATATTGTTCTTTTTCAAAGCTTTTCCGGTTTTCCGGTTTTTAGCCTTTATCGGAAAGTTTTCTTTGACTATATTGGCTTTACAGCTTTTGGCTATGACTTTTATCAAAGTAATTCTTCTGTATGTGTTGGGCCAAAACGATTTTAATTTCTCGGAATGGGAACGTTTTTTATATGCTGTTTTGCAAATCATCTTAATGATTCCGGGGTTTTTCATCATCAACAACTATGTACCAATATTAAATGGAGGTTTTAAAAAAATATAA
- the tsaE gene encoding tRNA (adenosine(37)-N6)-threonylcarbamoyltransferase complex ATPase subunit type 1 TsaE, producing the protein MEIIFSIDEIKEVAQKILAEKPNKVILFHGNMGVGKTTLIKALAKELGVKDATSSPTFSLVNEYQTDDNQFVYHFDVYRLKSEAEALDMGIDEYLYSGHWCFIEWAEKIPNLLPEDFSIINLSITVEGKRDLRLT; encoded by the coding sequence ATGGAAATCATATTTTCAATTGACGAAATAAAAGAAGTCGCTCAAAAAATTTTAGCCGAAAAACCCAACAAAGTGATTCTTTTTCACGGCAATATGGGCGTTGGAAAAACCACTTTAATCAAGGCTTTGGCGAAAGAACTAGGCGTGAAAGATGCTACTAGCAGTCCTACATTTTCCTTAGTAAATGAATACCAAACGGATGACAATCAATTTGTATATCACTTTGACGTATACCGATTAAAATCAGAAGCAGAAGCTTTGGATATGGGCATCGATGAATATTTGTATTCGGGTCATTGGTGTTTTATTGAATGGGCAGAGAAAATCCCTAATCTGCTTCCGGAAGATTTTTCTATAATTAACTTATCTATAACGGTTGAGGGTAAAAGAGATTTAAGGTTAACATAA
- the asnB gene encoding asparagine synthase B, translating into MCGILAIIGKGKDEQLVKQLSKRMSHRGPDESDIHVTENGHILSHERLSIIDLHSGRQPIQGCDTAWMVHNGEIYNHQELRDTILKDHVFRSKSDSEVIVHLYEKLGYDFVHLLDGDFAFVVIDGDDYIAGRDPLGVKPLYYGVDERGRMYFASEMKPIADQCKTFSTFPPGHYYTAETGFVKYYTPEYEDYTTCDAEVDYTALRESLTEATRKRLMSDVPIGVLLSGGLDSSLTSSIAARLLKEKGKELHSFSIGLDAEAPDAKAARKVAEFLGTKHHEIHFTIEQGIEILDKLIWHLETYDVTSVRASTPMYFLSKAITDLGIKVVLSGEGADEIFGGYLYFRNAPSTEDFTKETIERVQKLFTADLLRADKSTMAHGLEARVPFLDKAFLDVAMKIKGVEKQPKTYDGKEKYILRKAFDTPEQPYLPDEVLWRQKEQFSDGVGYNWIDTLIDYCASQVTDEQMEKAATLFPYNSPATKEAYFYRTIFHKYYPQVSAAQTVRKWIPKWQENQDPSGRANSAHVQADVEIAKPNVSV; encoded by the coding sequence ATGTGCGGAATATTAGCCATTATAGGAAAAGGAAAAGATGAGCAATTGGTGAAACAACTTTCCAAAAGAATGTCGCATCGCGGACCGGATGAGAGTGATATCCATGTTACCGAAAACGGACACATTTTAAGCCACGAACGTTTGTCAATTATTGATCTGCATTCAGGCAGACAGCCTATTCAAGGTTGTGATACCGCTTGGATGGTCCACAATGGCGAAATCTACAATCACCAAGAGTTAAGAGATACGATTTTGAAAGACCATGTGTTCCGTTCCAAATCAGATTCAGAGGTTATTGTTCATTTGTATGAGAAGTTGGGCTACGATTTTGTACACTTATTAGATGGCGATTTTGCTTTTGTAGTGATTGATGGTGATGATTATATTGCCGGTCGTGATCCACTAGGAGTGAAACCTTTATATTATGGCGTGGATGAAAGAGGCAGAATGTATTTTGCTTCCGAAATGAAGCCGATAGCCGACCAATGTAAAACATTTTCTACCTTTCCACCGGGACATTATTATACCGCAGAAACCGGTTTTGTAAAATATTATACGCCGGAATACGAAGATTATACAACATGCGATGCTGAGGTTGATTATACTGCTTTAAGAGAATCATTAACGGAAGCTACTCGCAAAAGATTGATGAGTGATGTGCCCATTGGTGTATTGCTTTCTGGAGGATTAGATTCTTCCTTAACTTCGTCAATTGCAGCTCGTTTATTAAAAGAAAAAGGGAAAGAATTGCATTCTTTTTCTATAGGTTTGGATGCGGAAGCACCAGATGCCAAAGCTGCACGAAAAGTGGCTGAATTTTTAGGAACTAAGCACCATGAAATTCATTTTACTATCGAACAGGGTATTGAGATTTTGGATAAATTGATTTGGCATCTGGAAACCTATGATGTTACTTCGGTAAGAGCCAGTACACCTATGTATTTTTTGTCAAAAGCGATAACCGATTTGGGTATCAAAGTAGTGCTTTCGGGCGAAGGTGCCGATGAGATTTTCGGAGGATATTTGTACTTTAGAAATGCACCAAGCACCGAAGATTTTACCAAAGAAACCATCGAAAGAGTCCAAAAGTTGTTTACAGCCGATTTACTTCGTGCCGATAAATCAACGATGGCGCACGGATTAGAAGCGAGAGTGCCGTTTTTAGACAAAGCCTTCCTAGATGTAGCGATGAAAATCAAAGGCGTTGAAAAACAGCCTAAGACTTACGACGGAAAAGAAAAATACATCTTAAGAAAAGCATTCGACACGCCGGAACAACCTTATCTTCCGGATGAAGTTTTGTGGCGTCAAAAAGAACAATTCTCGGATGGTGTTGGTTACAACTGGATTGACACTTTAATTGACTATTGCGCTTCGCAAGTAACCGATGAGCAAATGGAGAAAGCCGCTACTCTTTTTCCTTACAATTCACCGGCAACGAAAGAAGCTTATTTTTACAGAACAATTTTCCATAAATATTATCCACAGGTCAGTGCGGCACAAACCGTTCGCAAATGGATACCAAAATGGCAAGAGAATCAAGATCCAAGCGGAAGAGCGAATTCAGCGCACGTCCAAGCAGATGTTGAAATAGCAAAACCAAACGTTAGCGTTTGA
- the gyrB gene encoding DNA topoisomerase (ATP-hydrolyzing) subunit B: MSDEIKKNNYSADSIQALEGMEHVRMRPSMYIGDTGVRGLHHLVYEVVDNSIDEALAGHCDTISVIINEDNSVTVEDNGRGIPVDMHKKEGVSALEVVMTKIGAGGKFDKDSYKVSGGLHGVGVSCVNALSDHLRATVFRDGKVYEQEYERGKSMYPVKQIGETTKRGTTVTFKPDATIFTQTLEYSYDTLAGRMRELSFLNKGITITLTDRRHTKENGDFEGEVFHSQEGLKEFVRFLDGNRIPIISHVISMEHEKGEIPVEVALIYNESYAENIFSYVNNINTHEGGTHLQGFRMGLTRTLKKYADASGLLEKLKFEISGDDFREGLTAIISVKVQEPQFEGQTKTKLGNREVVSPVSQAVAEMLENYLEENPNDARIIVQKVILAAQARHAAKKAREMVQRKTVLGGGGLPGKLSDCSEQDPARCEVYLVEGDSAGGTAKQGRDRNFQAILPLRGKILNVEKAMHHKVFENEEIRNIFTALGVTIGTEEDSKALNLEKLRYHKVIIMCDADVDGSHISTLILTFFFRFMKELIEGGHVYIAAPPLYLVKKGNKKEYAWNDDQRDLANERMGGSAAIQRYKGLGEMNAEQLWETTMDPSYRTLRQVTIDSLAEADRVFSMLMGDEVPPRREFIEKNAVYAKIDA, encoded by the coding sequence ATGAGCGACGAGATTAAAAAGAACAATTATTCAGCTGATAGTATTCAGGCGTTAGAAGGAATGGAGCACGTAAGAATGCGTCCTTCCATGTATATTGGAGATACCGGAGTCAGAGGTTTGCATCACTTGGTTTACGAAGTGGTAGACAACTCGATTGATGAGGCTTTAGCTGGACATTGTGATACCATTAGTGTAATTATTAATGAAGATAATTCTGTTACCGTTGAAGATAACGGTCGTGGAATTCCGGTTGACATGCACAAAAAAGAAGGCGTGTCGGCTTTGGAGGTTGTAATGACCAAAATCGGAGCCGGAGGAAAATTTGATAAAGATTCGTATAAGGTTTCAGGAGGTTTACACGGTGTTGGTGTTTCCTGTGTGAATGCTCTTTCTGATCATTTGCGTGCTACAGTTTTCCGTGATGGGAAAGTGTATGAGCAAGAATATGAAAGAGGAAAATCAATGTATCCTGTGAAGCAAATTGGTGAAACTACTAAAAGAGGGACAACAGTTACTTTCAAGCCGGATGCTACTATATTTACTCAAACATTAGAGTATTCTTATGATACTTTGGCCGGACGTATGCGTGAGCTTTCGTTTTTGAACAAAGGTATAACCATTACGCTTACTGACAGAAGACATACTAAAGAGAATGGCGATTTCGAAGGTGAAGTTTTTCATTCACAAGAAGGATTAAAAGAGTTCGTTCGTTTTCTTGATGGGAACCGTATTCCAATCATCAGCCATGTAATTAGCATGGAGCATGAAAAAGGTGAAATTCCGGTGGAAGTGGCTTTAATTTACAACGAAAGTTATGCGGAGAATATTTTCTCTTATGTGAATAATATCAACACGCATGAAGGTGGAACGCACTTGCAAGGTTTCCGTATGGGATTGACTCGTACGTTGAAAAAGTATGCGGACGCTTCCGGTTTGTTGGAGAAATTAAAATTCGAAATTTCGGGTGATGACTTCCGTGAAGGATTGACTGCGATTATTTCGGTAAAAGTACAAGAGCCGCAGTTTGAAGGACAAACCAAAACCAAATTGGGTAACCGAGAAGTAGTTTCTCCGGTGTCTCAAGCGGTAGCGGAAATGCTAGAGAATTATTTGGAAGAAAATCCAAATGACGCTCGCATCATTGTGCAAAAGGTCATTCTTGCAGCGCAAGCCCGTCACGCGGCTAAGAAAGCCCGTGAAATGGTACAACGCAAAACCGTTTTAGGCGGTGGTGGTTTACCGGGAAAATTGTCTGACTGTTCAGAACAAGATCCTGCAAGATGTGAGGTATACCTAGTCGAGGGAGATTCGGCGGGTGGAACGGCTAAACAAGGTCGTGACCGTAACTTCCAAGCGATTTTACCTTTGCGTGGTAAGATTTTGAACGTGGAAAAAGCCATGCATCACAAAGTATTTGAAAACGAAGAGATTCGAAATATATTCACGGCTTTAGGAGTTACTATCGGTACCGAGGAAGATTCTAAAGCATTGAATTTAGAGAAATTGCGTTACCACAAAGTAATCATCATGTGTGATGCCGACGTCGATGGTAGTCACATTTCTACTTTGATTTTGACCTTCTTCTTCCGTTTTATGAAAGAACTAATCGAAGGCGGACACGTTTATATCGCAGCGCCACCTTTGTATTTGGTGAAAAAAGGAAACAAAAAAGAATACGCTTGGAACGATGACCAACGTGATTTGGCCAACGAAAGAATGGGCGGAAGCGCCGCTATTCAACGTTATAAAGGTTTGGGTGAAATGAACGCGGAGCAATTGTGGGAAACTACCATGGATCCAAGTTACAGAACGCTGCGTCAGGTGACGATTGATAGTTTGGCAGAAGCTGATAGAGTGTTCTCAATGCTAATGGGTGACGAAGTACCGCCACGTAGAGAGTTTATTGAGAAAAATGCGGTGTACGCTAAAATCGATGCCTAA
- the mdh gene encoding malate dehydrogenase: MKVTIVGAGNVGATCADAIAYRRIASEIVLVDIREGFAEGKALDIMQTQTTLGFNTKVIGSTNDYSKTAGSDVVVITSGIPRKPGMTREELIGINAGIVKSVAENLLQNSPNAIFVIVSNPMDTMTYLTYKSLGLPKNRIIGMGGTLDSSRFKTYLSLALDKPANDIQGMVIGGHGDTTMIPLTRLASYNGVPVSQFLSTAELEKVAADTMVGGATLTGLLGTSAWYAPGASVSYLVDAILNDQKKMIPCSVYLEGEYGQSDICIGVPCIIGKNGIEEIVDINLNDAEKALFAKSADAVRNMNNDLKSHLG, from the coding sequence ATGAAAGTTACGATTGTAGGAGCAGGAAACGTTGGGGCAACATGTGCCGATGCGATTGCTTACAGAAGAATTGCCAGCGAAATTGTGTTGGTGGATATTAGAGAAGGTTTTGCTGAAGGAAAAGCATTAGACATCATGCAAACCCAAACCACTTTAGGGTTTAATACCAAAGTGATTGGAAGTACTAATGATTATTCAAAAACAGCCGGAAGCGATGTGGTAGTGATTACCTCAGGAATTCCGAGAAAACCGGGAATGACTCGTGAAGAGTTAATCGGAATTAACGCCGGGATTGTGAAATCTGTTGCGGAAAATTTGTTGCAAAATTCCCCTAATGCCATTTTTGTGATTGTGTCTAATCCTATGGATACAATGACTTATTTGACTTATAAATCTTTGGGTTTACCAAAAAACAGAATCATTGGTATGGGTGGTACTTTAGACAGTTCACGTTTTAAAACGTATTTGTCTTTGGCGCTTGACAAACCTGCAAATGATATTCAAGGAATGGTAATCGGCGGTCACGGAGATACTACGATGATTCCGTTAACGAGATTGGCTTCTTATAATGGTGTGCCGGTTTCTCAATTTTTGTCTACAGCCGAATTGGAAAAAGTAGCCGCTGACACTATGGTTGGTGGTGCAACTTTGACAGGTTTGTTAGGGACTTCAGCTTGGTATGCTCCGGGTGCTTCGGTATCTTATTTGGTAGATGCTATTTTGAATGACCAAAAGAAAATGATTCCGTGTTCAGTCTATTTAGAAGGTGAATATGGTCAAAGCGATATTTGTATCGGTGTGCCTTGTATCATTGGTAAAAACGGTATCGAGGAAATCGTAGACATCAACTTGAATGACGCTGAAAAAGCTTTATTTGCTAAGAGTGCCGATGCGGTTCGCAACATGAATAACGACTTAAAATCTCATTTGGGATAA
- the secDF gene encoding protein translocase subunit SecDF codes for MQNKGLVKFFAILFALVSIYQLSFTFVANKVKDDAKNFAGGNPEKEIKYLDSIGKEKVFLDFFTFNDVKDKQINKGLDLEGGINVILQISVKDVLVQLSNNSKNPVFNKALEDAKVNQKGNQSYLDAFFEAFDANKGTTKLASPDIFANRNFDDSELNFNSTDAQVQKVLRRKVDESVESAFGVLRSRIDKFGVTQPNIAKLGQTGRILIELPGAKDVDRIKKLVSSKAELEFWETFKAEELGGFLQQANETLKATVKVDEKVEAVKAEDSLSKLLTDKAGDSATAKKGNNPLFDKFVSIGGGPILAIVNTKDTAAVNSYFKRNEIRALLPGDKRFAKFVWGKPVTNTDAKTKKETTTVDLYALKGNKDDVAPLGGGVIVDAGDTFDQMGKPAVSMQMNGAGAKEWERLTNNAYTQKGFIAIALDDVVYSAPGVTSGPISGGRSEITGSFDVAETKDLANVLRAGKLPATAEIIQSEIVGPSLGEIAISAGLTSSIVGFLLVCLWMVFYYGRAGWYANAALLLNLLFLFGVMASFGFVLTLPGIAGIVLTLGTAVDANIIIYERAKEELREGKTLAEAVKSSYGWKGAMRSIIDANVTHVLTGAILYTFGTGPIKGFALTLLIGIFTSLFTSIFIARIFIDRDIAKNRSLMFCTPLTKNWFTGFHFDFIKVRKWSYIFSTLVVVGSCISFAVNGLDEGVDFVGGRTFQVKFDKPVEATKVSEELSAAFGVAVEAKVFGDDNQLKLTTKYKIKEDGVEVDKEVNEKLHNSLKKYYNGNISYENFINTYDGKKVGVLQASKVGAAISADIKTNSFWAVIGAMLVVGLYLVISFRKWQYSLGAIAAVLHDVVFVLGLYSLLYKYMPFHMEMDQHFIAAILTVIGYSMNDTVIVFDRVREFLAGNVKGNFKDVVNASINTTLSRTINTSLTMILVLLIMFIFGGESIRGFIFAMLVGIVVGTYSSLFIATPVVYDTMSKKEVEEIESRHTGNQA; via the coding sequence ATGCAGAATAAAGGACTAGTTAAATTTTTCGCAATTCTATTTGCATTGGTAAGTATCTACCAACTTTCGTTCACTTTTGTGGCCAATAAAGTAAAAGATGATGCCAAAAACTTTGCAGGAGGAAATCCTGAGAAAGAAATTAAATATCTTGACTCGATAGGAAAAGAAAAAGTTTTTCTTGACTTTTTCACATTTAATGATGTGAAAGACAAACAGATTAACAAAGGTCTTGACCTTGAAGGAGGAATTAACGTAATTCTTCAAATTTCGGTTAAAGATGTTTTGGTACAATTATCAAACAATTCAAAAAATCCTGTATTCAACAAAGCATTGGAAGATGCTAAGGTGAACCAAAAAGGAAATCAATCTTACTTGGATGCTTTCTTCGAAGCGTTTGATGCCAATAAAGGAACTACAAAATTAGCTTCTCCGGATATTTTTGCCAACAGAAATTTCGACGATAGCGAGTTAAACTTCAACTCTACGGATGCACAAGTGCAAAAAGTATTGAGAAGAAAAGTTGACGAGTCAGTGGAATCAGCATTTGGCGTATTGAGAAGTCGTATCGATAAATTTGGTGTAACGCAACCCAATATTGCTAAATTAGGTCAAACCGGTAGAATCTTAATTGAGTTACCTGGTGCAAAAGACGTTGACCGTATTAAGAAATTAGTATCGAGCAAAGCAGAATTAGAGTTCTGGGAAACCTTTAAAGCAGAAGAGTTAGGCGGATTCCTTCAACAAGCAAACGAAACTTTGAAAGCGACTGTAAAAGTTGACGAAAAAGTGGAAGCCGTTAAAGCAGAAGATTCACTTAGCAAATTATTAACGGATAAAGCCGGAGATTCAGCCACAGCAAAAAAAGGAAACAATCCTTTGTTTGACAAATTTGTTTCTATCGGTGGCGGACCAATCTTAGCGATTGTTAACACTAAAGATACTGCAGCAGTTAATAGTTATTTTAAAAGAAATGAAATCCGCGCTTTATTGCCGGGTGACAAACGTTTTGCTAAATTTGTTTGGGGTAAACCGGTAACTAATACTGATGCGAAAACCAAAAAAGAAACTACTACAGTTGATTTATACGCTTTAAAAGGAAACAAGGATGACGTGGCACCATTAGGTGGCGGTGTTATTGTTGATGCCGGAGATACTTTTGACCAAATGGGTAAACCAGCCGTTTCTATGCAAATGAACGGTGCCGGAGCAAAAGAATGGGAAAGATTAACCAACAATGCTTACACACAAAAAGGCTTTATTGCTATTGCTTTAGATGATGTAGTATATTCTGCTCCAGGTGTGACTTCGGGACCAATTTCAGGTGGAAGATCAGAAATCACCGGAAGTTTTGATGTAGCTGAAACTAAAGATTTAGCCAACGTTTTAAGAGCCGGTAAATTACCTGCTACAGCAGAAATTATCCAGTCGGAAATTGTTGGACCATCATTAGGAGAAATTGCTATTAGTGCAGGTTTGACTTCCTCAATTGTAGGTTTCTTGTTAGTGTGTTTATGGATGGTGTTCTATTATGGTAGAGCAGGTTGGTATGCTAATGCGGCCTTGTTGTTAAACTTACTTTTCTTATTTGGTGTAATGGCCAGTTTTGGTTTCGTTTTGACTTTACCTGGAATTGCAGGTATCGTATTGACGTTAGGAACTGCGGTTGATGCCAATATTATTATTTATGAAAGAGCCAAAGAAGAATTGCGCGAAGGAAAAACTTTAGCCGAAGCAGTAAAATCTTCCTACGGATGGAAAGGTGCAATGCGTTCGATTATTGATGCTAACGTAACGCACGTTTTGACCGGAGCTATCTTATATACTTTTGGAACCGGACCAATCAAAGGTTTTGCTCTTACTTTGTTAATCGGTATTTTTACATCATTATTTACTTCAATCTTTATTGCCAGAATTTTTATTGATAGAGATATCGCTAAAAACAGAAGTTTAATGTTCTGTACGCCATTGACTAAAAATTGGTTTACAGGTTTCCATTTCGACTTTATTAAAGTTAGAAAATGGTCTTATATTTTCTCTACATTAGTAGTGGTTGGAAGTTGTATTTCTTTTGCCGTTAATGGTTTAGATGAAGGTGTTGATTTCGTTGGAGGAAGAACTTTCCAAGTGAAATTTGACAAGCCTGTAGAAGCAACTAAAGTGTCTGAGGAATTGTCTGCTGCTTTTGGAGTAGCGGTTGAAGCTAAAGTCTTTGGGGATGACAATCAATTGAAATTGACCACTAAATACAAAATCAAAGAAGATGGTGTTGAAGTTGACAAAGAAGTAAATGAGAAGTTACACAACTCCTTAAAAAAATATTACAACGGAAACATTTCTTATGAAAATTTCATCAATACTTATGATGGAAAGAAAGTAGGTGTATTGCAAGCCTCTAAAGTTGGTGCGGCCATTTCGGCTGATATTAAAACCAATTCATTCTGGGCTGTTATTGGTGCCATGTTGGTTGTTGGATTGTACTTGGTAATCTCTTTCCGTAAGTGGCAATATTCATTAGGTGCGATTGCAGCAGTATTACATGATGTTGTATTCGTATTGGGATTATATTCTTTATTGTACAAATACATGCCATTCCACATGGAAATGGACCAGCACTTTATTGCGGCTATCTTAACGGTTATTGGTTATTCGATGAATGATACTGTAATTGTATTTGACAGGGTTAGAGAGTTCTTAGCCGGAAATGTGAAAGGTAATTTCAAAGATGTGGTAAACGCGTCTATTAATACTACACTTTCCAGAACAATTAACACCTCATTAACGATGATTTTAGTGTTGTTAATCATGTTCATCTTTGGTGGAGAATCAATCAGAGGATTTATCTTCGCTATGTTGGTTGGTATCGTTGTCGGAACTTATTCTTCTTTATTTATTGCAACTCCGGTTGTATATGATACTATGAGTAAGAAAGAGGTTGAAGAAATCGAAAGCCGTCACACAGGAAATCAAGCATAG
- a CDS encoding alanine dehydrogenase, which produces MSLTPFTKQQLLPQEEKLEVYRHKSELFIGIPKETSYQERRICLTPDAVNSLTSHGHKVMIESGAGLSSSYTDKEFSDAGATITKDTKKVFSCPMLLKVEPLTMEEIAFVNNNAIVISAIQLKTRKKEYFEALTKKKVTALAFEYIKDEDGSYPAVKSLSEIAGTASVLIAAELMINNQFGKGLLLGNITGVPPTDVVILGAGTVGEFAAKTALGLGASVKVFDNSITKLRRLQNNLNQRIFTSTIQPKSLLKALRRCDVAIGAMRGKERCPVVVTETMVEHMKKGAVIVDVSIDTGGCFETSEVTTHENPTFIKNNIIHYCVPNIPSRYSKTASLSISNIITPYLLQIAEDGGIESAIRCNKGLKNGVYLYHGILTNKAIGDWFNLPDSDINLIVF; this is translated from the coding sequence ATGTCCTTAACCCCATTCACTAAGCAACAACTTTTACCTCAAGAGGAAAAATTAGAAGTCTATCGTCATAAAAGTGAACTTTTTATTGGCATTCCCAAAGAGACTTCATATCAAGAAAGACGTATTTGCTTAACGCCGGATGCGGTGAATTCATTGACATCACACGGACATAAAGTAATGATTGAATCGGGTGCCGGATTGAGTTCGAGTTATACCGACAAAGAGTTTAGCGATGCCGGAGCGACCATTACCAAAGACACCAAAAAAGTCTTTAGTTGTCCAATGTTATTGAAGGTTGAACCCTTAACGATGGAAGAAATTGCCTTTGTCAATAACAATGCAATAGTGATATCGGCCATTCAATTGAAAACCAGGAAAAAAGAATATTTCGAAGCCTTGACCAAGAAAAAAGTAACGGCTTTAGCCTTTGAATATATCAAAGATGAAGACGGTTCATATCCCGCAGTGAAATCTTTAAGTGAAATTGCCGGAACGGCTTCTGTACTTATTGCGGCTGAATTAATGATCAACAACCAATTTGGGAAAGGATTATTACTCGGCAATATTACCGGAGTTCCACCAACCGATGTCGTTATTCTGGGTGCCGGAACTGTGGGCGAATTTGCTGCTAAAACCGCTTTAGGTTTGGGCGCCAGCGTAAAAGTATTTGACAATTCTATTACCAAACTAAGACGTTTACAAAATAACTTAAACCAAAGGATATTCACTTCTACCATACAACCAAAATCATTGCTAAAAGCGCTTAGAAGATGCGACGTCGCCATTGGTGCGATGCGTGGCAAAGAACGTTGTCCGGTTGTCGTTACGGAAACTATGGTGGAACACATGAAAAAAGGTGCTGTAATTGTGGATGTGAGTATTGATACCGGCGGTTGTTTTGAAACTTCGGAAGTGACTACTCATGAAAATCCAACCTTTATCAAAAACAATATTATTCATTATTGCGTTCCGAATATACCTTCGCGCTATTCTAAAACAGCTTCGCTTTCTATCAGTAACATCATCACACCTTATTTACTTCAAATAGCCGAAGATGGTGGTATTGAAAGCGCCATTCGTTGCAACAAAGGTTTGAAAAACGGAGTTTATTTATACCATGGAATTTTGACCAATAAAGCCATTGGCGATTGGTTCAATTTACCCGATAGTGACATCAATTTGATTGTATTCTAA